The following proteins come from a genomic window of Deinococcus aestuarii:
- a CDS encoding MFS transporter has product MRAWRAGPTFRRLWLASTSANIGDGIGKTALPLLVASISRDPIVVASLSAFAALPGLVFTLPFGALIDRLDRRTLLVVAHTSRGVLLGLLALAIFMGHLQIALLYAVAFVLGTAETLADGTAETFVPSLVENEHLEDANGALYATSVTSNEFVGPPLGGLLFAASPGLPFLVNALSFLGSTALISTLPSRPARRGVAGEPWWREVTDGLKWLWSHPLLRSVALLMALTTLLDAAVFALFVLFATALPGVGPVGYGLLLTAGAVGHILGSLLSPYVSRRFGAGRTVLGSVFVLGLVYLGLSLLHAPPLLAALLVLDGLNLGLSGVVKVSLRQRLVPPDLRGRVGGAYRFVVAGAAPLGAFLGGVLGQTLGLRQTFGVAGGLALVVAVLFVGRVNNRAVARAQERVDGQTHSSA; this is encoded by the coding sequence ATGAGGGCGTGGCGGGCGGGACCGACCTTCCGGCGACTGTGGCTGGCGAGCACGAGCGCGAATATCGGGGACGGCATCGGCAAAACGGCGCTGCCGCTGCTCGTCGCGTCGATCTCCCGCGATCCCATCGTCGTTGCCAGCCTCTCGGCCTTCGCGGCGCTGCCCGGCCTGGTGTTCACGCTCCCTTTCGGTGCCCTGATCGACCGGCTCGACCGCCGCACCCTGCTCGTGGTCGCGCACACGTCACGCGGGGTGCTGCTCGGCCTGCTCGCCCTCGCCATCTTTATGGGGCACCTCCAGATTGCCCTGCTGTACGCGGTCGCCTTCGTCCTCGGCACGGCGGAGACGCTGGCGGACGGGACCGCCGAGACCTTCGTGCCGTCGCTCGTCGAGAACGAGCACCTTGAGGACGCCAACGGCGCGCTGTACGCCACGAGCGTGACGAGCAACGAGTTCGTCGGCCCACCTCTGGGGGGTCTGCTGTTCGCCGCCTCTCCCGGTCTGCCGTTTCTCGTGAACGCCCTGAGCTTTCTCGGGAGTACGGCCCTGATCTCGACCCTGCCCAGCCGACCCGCGCGGCGAGGAGTGGCGGGCGAACCGTGGTGGCGCGAGGTGACGGACGGCCTGAAGTGGCTGTGGTCACACCCGCTGCTGCGCTCCGTGGCCCTGCTGATGGCCCTCACGACGCTGCTCGACGCGGCGGTGTTCGCGCTGTTCGTCCTCTTTGCGACGGCTCTCCCCGGCGTCGGTCCGGTCGGCTACGGCCTGCTGCTCACGGCGGGCGCGGTGGGGCACATTCTCGGCAGCCTGTTGTCGCCGTATGTCTCACGGCGCTTCGGGGCGGGGCGGACCGTGCTCGGCTCGGTGTTCGTCCTGGGGCTCGTGTATCTCGGCTTGAGTCTCCTCCACGCGCCGCCGCTGCTGGCCGCGCTGCTGGTGCTCGACGGCCTCAACCTGGGCTTGTCCGGGGTCGTAAAGGTGTCGTTGCGTCAGCGGCTCGTGCCGCCGGACCTGCGCGGGAGGGTGGGCGGGGCGTACCGCTTCGTGGTCGCCGGTGCCGCCCCGCTCGGCGCGTTTCTGGGAGGTGTGCTCGGCCAGACCCTGGGCCTGCGCCAGACCTTTGGGGTGGCGGGTGGGCTGGCCCTCGTGGTGGCGGTGCTGTTCGTGGGCCGCGTGAACAACCGGGCGGTGGCCCGCGCCCAGGAGCGGGTGGACGGACAGACCCATTCTTCCGCGTGA
- a CDS encoding DUF4262 domain-containing protein has translation MAFTFPAPENDFDRRLIDGIRTHGWYVLKVPADEEGPSFAFTVGLWANYGHPEIIMVGLDLDLMHLVLNIAGDEVKTGHQRFEDGRQYRNSWRATIALLSESRRSISKEYLGTAMWLYRQQPFAALQCVWPDKQGLYPWQNGFNPEWRDLQPVLNTP, from the coding sequence ATGGCATTTACCTTCCCTGCTCCTGAAAATGACTTCGACCGCCGCCTGATCGACGGTATCCGAACGCATGGCTGGTATGTCCTCAAAGTACCTGCGGACGAGGAAGGCCCCAGCTTTGCCTTCACCGTCGGCTTATGGGCCAACTACGGCCACCCGGAAATCATTATGGTGGGGCTCGACCTCGATCTGATGCACCTCGTTCTCAACATTGCGGGCGATGAAGTGAAGACCGGACACCAGCGGTTTGAGGATGGTCGGCAATACCGGAACTCTTGGAGGGCTACGATTGCGCTTTTGTCGGAGTCGCGCCGGAGCATTTCCAAGGAGTATCTGGGCACCGCCATGTGGTTGTATCGCCAACAACCCTTTGCGGCCTTACAGTGCGTGTGGCCGGATAAGCAAGGGCTCTACCCCTGGCAGAACGGTTTCAACCCTGAGTGGCGAGACTTGCAACCTGTATTGAACACGCCCTAA